The Candidatus Omnitrophota bacterium genome includes a region encoding these proteins:
- the trxB gene encoding thioredoxin-disulfide reductase, with amino-acid sequence MMEDLIIVGSGPAGHTAAIYAARAALKPLMFEGLLAGGVAAGGQLTITTDVENYPGFKAIAGPKLMDLMREQSLHCGTRILTETVDRVDLSQRPFKVFVGAAVHETRALIISTGAAAKRMNLPGEQRLWQKGISACAVCDGALPVFRNKVLAVIGGGDSAVEESTYLTKFASQVLMIVRRDVLRAAKVMQERVKNNPKIKVLFNTLPVEILGDKVVTGLKVKNSTTGAESVLSIGGLFYAIGHAPNTSFLQGQVVVDEAGYIQTQPGTTRTSVEGVFACGDVQDKVYRQAVTSAGTGCMAALDAERFLSGH; translated from the coding sequence CTGATGGAAGACCTCATTATCGTTGGTTCGGGCCCCGCGGGACACACAGCCGCGATCTACGCGGCAAGGGCCGCTCTCAAGCCCTTGATGTTTGAAGGTCTGCTCGCCGGAGGCGTTGCGGCCGGGGGGCAGTTGACCATCACCACCGACGTTGAAAATTATCCCGGTTTCAAGGCCATTGCGGGCCCCAAGCTTATGGATCTGATGCGCGAGCAAAGTTTGCATTGCGGCACACGCATCCTGACCGAAACCGTGGACCGCGTGGACCTTTCCCAACGGCCTTTCAAGGTCTTTGTGGGCGCTGCCGTTCATGAGACCAGGGCGCTCATCATTTCCACCGGCGCCGCGGCCAAGCGCATGAATTTGCCCGGGGAACAACGGCTGTGGCAAAAGGGGATCTCCGCCTGCGCGGTTTGCGACGGGGCTTTGCCGGTTTTTCGTAACAAGGTCCTGGCTGTCATCGGGGGCGGGGATTCGGCTGTCGAAGAAAGCACCTATTTGACCAAGTTCGCTTCCCAGGTCCTGATGATCGTGCGCCGCGATGTTTTGCGCGCCGCCAAGGTGATGCAGGAACGCGTCAAAAATAACCCCAAGATCAAGGTCCTTTTTAATACCCTTCCTGTTGAAATTTTAGGGGACAAGGTGGTCACGGGCCTTAAGGTCAAAAATTCAACCACGGGCGCCGAGTCGGTGTTATCCATCGGCGGTCTTTTTTACGCCATCGGCCACGCGCCCAATACGTCTTTTTTACAGGGCCAGGTGGTTGTGGACGAAGCCGGCTACATTCAAACACAGCCCGGCACGACACGCACGAGCGTGGAGGGCGTCTTTGCCTGCGGCGACGTGCAGGACAAGGTGTACCGTCAGGCCGTCACCTCTGCTGGCACAGGATGCATGGCCGCCCTGGA